The window GCTTCTGCGAACGGTAGTCGTCCGTCTTCGTGCGCTTCACGTAGCCGCCGCGGGAGATCGTGACGACGATGTCCTCCTCGGCGATCAGGTCCTCGATGGACATGTCGCCGTCGAAGGGCACGAGCTTGGAACGCCGGTCGTCGCCGAACTTGTCGACGATCGCCGCCAGCTCCTCGCTGACGATCTGCCGCTGCAGCTCGGGGGAGGCGAGGATCGCGTTGTACTCGTTGATCTTCGCCTGGAGTTCGTCGTGCTCCGCGGTGATCTTCTGGTGCTCCAGCGCGGCCAGCCGGCGCAGCTGCATCTCCAGGATGGCGTTCGCCTGGATCTCGTCGATCTCCAGGAGGCCCATCAGGCCCTCGCGCGCGATCTCGACGGTGTTGCTGCGCCGGATGAGCGCGATGACCTCTTCGATCGCGTCCAGCGCCTTGAGCAGGCCGCGCAGGATGTGCGCCCGCTCCTCGGCCTTGCGCAGCCGGAACCTGGTGCGCCGGACGATGACCTCGATCTGGTGGGTCACCCAGTGCCGGATGAACGCGTCGATCGACAGCGTGCGCGGCACCCCGTCGACCAGCGCCAGCATGTTCGCGCCGAAGTTCGTCTGGAGATCGGTGTGCTTGTACAGGTTGTTCAGCACGACCTTGGCGACCGCGTCACGCTTCAGCACGACAACCAGACGCTGGCCCGTACGCGAGGACGTCTCGTCGCGGACGTCGGCGATCCCGCCGACCTTGCCGTCCTTCACCAGGTCGGCGATCTTCTGCGCCAGGTTGTCGGGGTTGGTCTGGTACGGGAGCTCCGTGACCACCAGGCACTGACGGCCCTGGATCTCCTCGACCGCCACGACGGCGCGCATCGTGATGGAGCCGCGCCCGGTGCGGTACGCCTCCTCGATGCCCTTGCGGCCGACGACCAGCGCGCCCGTCGGGAAGTCCGGGCCCTTGATGCGCTCGAGCAGCGCGTCCAGGAGTTCCTCGTGCGAGGCCTCAGGGTGCTCCAGGTACCACTGCGCACCGGCCGCGACCTCGCGGAGGTTGTGCGGCGGGATGTTGGTCGCCATGCCGACCGCGATGCCCGCGGAGCCGTTGATCAGCAGGTTCGGGAAGCGGGCCGGCAGAACGACCGGCTCCTGGTTGCGCCCGTCGTAGTTGTCCTTGAAGTCGACGGTCTCCTCGTCGATGTCCCGGACCATCTCCATGGACAGCGGCATCATCTTGCACTCGGTGTACCGCATCGCGGCGGCCGGGTCGTTGCCCGGGGAACCGAAGTTGCCGTTGGAGTCCACGAGCGGCATGCGCATCGACCAGTGCTGCGCCAGTCGCACGAGCGCGTCGTAGATCGAGGAGTCGCCGTGCGGGTGGTACGTACCCATGACGTCACCGACGACGCGGGCGCACTTGTAGAAGCCCTTCTCGGGCCGGTAGCCGCCGTCGTACATCGCGTAGAGCACCCGGCGGTGAACGGGCTTCAGGCCGTCCCGCACGTCGGGCAGCGCGCGCGACACGATGACGGACATCGCGTAGTCGAGGTAGGAGCGCTGCATCTCCGTCTCAAGCCCCACGGGCTCGACACGCATGCCCACGCCCGCGAGTGCGGGCTCCTCTTCAGGGGTCACAGGGGTGTTCTCGTCGGCCATTGCTGGTCAAAGTCCTTTCGAGCTGCGGCGTGCTTGTACGGCCGACTCAGATGTCGAGGAAACGGACGTCCTTGGCGTTGCGCTGGATGAACGAGCGCCGCGCCTCTACGTCCTCGCCCATCAGGACCGAGAACAGGTCGTCGGCCTGCGCCGCGTCGTCCAGCGTGACCTGTCCGAGCACCCGGTGGTCGACGTCCATGGTCGTGATGCGCAGCTCCTCGGCGTTCATCTCGCCGAGGCCCTTGAAGCGCTGGATCGAGTCTTCCTTGATCCGCTTGCCGTTCTGCTTGCCGAGCGCCACCAGGGCGTCCCGCTCACGGTCCGAGTACGCGTACTCGAAGTCGTCGCGGCCCCACTTGATCTTGTAGAGCGGCGGACGTGAGAGGTACACGTGTCCGGACTCCACCAGTGGCCGCATGAAGCGGAACAGGAAGGTCAGCAGCAGGGTGTTGATGTGCTGGCCGTCGACGTCGGCGTCAGCCATCAGAATGATCTTGTGATAGCGGAGCTTCTCGATGTCGAAGTCCTCGTGGACCCCGGTGCCGAAGGCCGAGATCAGCGCCTGGACCTCGGTGTTCTGCAGGATCTTGTCGATACGGGCCTTCTCGACGTTCAGGATCTTGCCGCGGATCGGCAGGATGGCCTGGTACATCGGGTTGCGGCCGGACTTCGCCGAACCACCGGCGGAGTCACCCTCGACGATGAAGATCTCGCACTTCGTCGGGTCGTTCGACTGGCAGTCACTCAGCTTGCCGGGCAGCGAGGCGCTCTCCAGGAGCCCCTTGCGCCGGGTCAGGTCCCGCGCCTTACGGGCCGCGACGCGCGCCGTGGAGGCCGCGATGCCCTTGCGGATGATGTCGGCGGCCTCGTTGGGGTTCCGGTCGAACCAGTCCGTCAGCTGCTCGTGGACGACCTTCTGGACGAAGGTCTTCGCCTCGGTGTTGCCCAGCTTGGTCTTCGTCTGGCCCTCGAACTGCGGCTCGCCCAGCTTCACCGAGATGATCGCCGTCAGACCCTCGCGGACGTCCTCACCGGTGAGGTTGTCGTCCTTCTCGCGGAGCAGCTTCTTGTCGCGCGCGTAGCGGTTGACCAGCGAGGTCAGCGCCGCACGGAAGCCCTCCTCGTGCGTGCCGCCCTCGTGCGTGTGGATCGCGTTGGCGAAGGAGTAGACACCCTCGGTGTACTGCGTGTTCCACTGCATGGCGATCTCGACGGAGAGCAGCCGGTCCTTGTCCTCGGCCTCGATGTCGATCACCGACTGGTGAATGAGGTCGCCCTTGCGGGAGTTGAGGTACTTGACGAAGTCGACGATGCCGTTCTCGTAGTGGTACGTGACCGTGCGGGCCGGCTCCTCATCGGGCACGTCGACGGCCTCGGCGCTGTCCGCGCCCGCCGTCGCCTTCGCCGACTCGCGCTCGTCCGTGAGCTTGAGAGTGAGGCCCTTGTTCAGGAACGCCATCTCCTGGAAGCGGCGCGAGAGGGTCTCGAAGCTGTACTCGGTGGTCTCGAAGATGTCCCCGTCGGCCCAGAAGGTGACCGACGTGCCGGTCTCCTCGGTGGCCTCGTGCTTGGCCAGCGGGGCGGTCGGAACACCGAGCTTGTAGTCCTGGGTCCAGCGGTGGCCGTCCGTCCTGACCTCGACGGATACCCGGGTGGACAGGGCGTTGACGACGGACACACCGACGCCGTGCAGACCACCGGAGACGGCGTAGCCGCCGCCGCCGAACTTTCCGCCCGCGTGCAGGACGGTGAGCACGACCTCGACGGCCGGCTTGCCCTCGGACGGCACGATTCCGACCGGGATGCCACGGCCGTTGTCGACCACGCGCACCCCGCCGTCGGCGAGGATCGTGACGTCGATGGTGTCCGCGTGCCCGGCCATCGCCTCGTCGACCGAGTTGTCGACAACCTCTTGCACGAGGTGGTGGAGACCGCGCTCACCGGTGGACCCGATGTACATACCGGGTCGCTTGCGGACCGCGTCCAGGCCCTCCAGCACGGTGATCGCGCTGGCGTCGTACGAGGCGGTGACCTCGCCGTGCTCACCGGCTGTGGACGGGATGTTCTCGTTGGGGTTGCCGGAATCGGCCACGAAGCGCCCTTTCTGGCACAGCACAGGCCGTTCTCCGGCTGGCGGGAGCGGCTGCGTCGTTCGGCGTGTATCGACGACTCCCGCGAGGAAGCGGGATTGTCCATCAGTCTACCGGTAGCGCTGACATGAATGGGGGTTTGCCGGTGCCTGAGTACGCATGTGCCGCCCTGAACCAGTCGCTGACGACTCCCCATATTCAGGAAGGGGGCCCGAGAGGCTCACGGCGGCATTGCGCGCTTCGGGCTGTCAACCTCCCGCTACGGTGAGGGACGCCTCACGCTCCCCCCGAAAAGCAAAAATGGACATAGACGGTCAAAGCGGAAGCGTCGTGTCCATGGCAAAGCGGGACAGAAGGCTGATCACCGGCCATCGGACGTCCGCCGTCGGAACAGGTGCCTGCGGCGAGGGACGGGAAAGGCCTGCTCAGCCGTAGGTGTCGCCCGGACCCCTGCTCCCCGGGGCGCGGAGGGGACCGAACCTGCGCTGCGGGCCCCCCGGCCCCTGGACCTTGATCATCCGGACCGTGCCCTGCCCGAGATCCGCGTTCAGCCGGGCGACCAGCTGCGGCGCCAGCAGCCGGAGCTGCGTCGCCCACGCCGTCGAATCGCACTGCACGGTCAGAACCCGCTCGCCGGGATCCTCGTCGTAGCGCAGCGGAACACAGTGATTGGCCAGATCGTCACCGACGATCTGCGGCCAGCGCCCCATCACCCCGCCGACCGCCGCGGGGGTCTCCCAGCCGCGCTCGGTGATCAGCCGGTTGATCGCCGAGCCGAGGGCCAGCGGATCACGGCCGTCGGACCGCGCTCCCGACCGCAGCCCGCCGCCACGCCTGGCCTGATTCCTCTGCTGCACGGCGGCACCCCGCGCCCGGGCCTGCTCCTTCGCCGCGCGCAGGGCCACCCGTGCCAGGTCGACGCCCGACACCTCGGGCTGCTTCGCGGGGCCCGGGACGGGGGCACCGGTCTCGTCCGGTCCGCTCACAGCCGCTCCACCGCTCCCGCCGAGACCGCGTACCGTGCTCCCGCCAGCACACCGGGGACGTCGTCGTCCACCGCCGCCGTCACCAGCACCTGCTCGCCCTGCGCTACCAGCTCGGCCAGCCGTTCGCGGCGGCGCGCGTCCAGCTCGGCGAAGACGTCGTCGAGCACGAGGACCGGCTCGTTCCCCTCGGTGCGCAGCAGGTCGTACGAGGCCAGCCGCAGCGCAAGGGCGTACGACCACGACTCCCCGTGACTCGCGTACCCCTTCGCCGGCATTCCGCGCAGGCCCAGCACCAGGTCGTCCCGGTGCGGCCCGACCAGCGTCACGCCACGCTCGATCTCCTGCTTCCGCGCCTGCGCCAGCGCGGCCGTCACCTGCTCGTACAGCTCCTCGCGGGTGCGCGCCGGCTCCACGTCCGCACCGATCGAACTCCGGTACTCCAGCGACACGGGACCCCCGCCCGGGGCCACGTCCGCGTACGCCTTGTCCGCCAGCGGCTGGAGGGTGGCGATCAGATCGAGCCGCTGCGCGAGGAGTTCGGCCCCCACCTGGGCCAGATGCTGGTCCCACACGTCCAGGGTGGACATGTCCATGGACCGGCCGCCGTGCCTGCGGGCCATGGCGGCGGACTTCAGCAGGGTGTTCCGCTGCTTCAGCACCCGTTCGTAGTCGGAACGGACACCGGCCATGCGCGGGGAACGCGCGGTGATCAGCTCGTCGAGGAAGCGGCGCCGCTCACCTGGATCGCCCTTCACGAGAGCGAGATCCTCCGGGGCGAACAGCACCGTCCTCACGATCCCCAGGACGTCACGCGGCCTGACCTGCGACGACCTGTTGATGCGTGCGCGGTTGGCGCGGCCCGGATTGAGCTCCAGTTCGACCAGTTGCGAGCGCTCGCCCTGGGTGACCGCCGCCCGCACGACGGCGCGCTCGGCCCCCATCCGGACCAGAGGCGCGTCCGATGACACCCGGTGGCTGCCCAGTGTGGCGAGATATCCGACCGCCTCGACCAGGTTGGTCTTGCCCTGGCCGTTGGCCCCCACGAACACGGTGACGCCCGGATCGAGAGGCACCTCGACCCGGGCGTACGAGCGGAAATCGGCCAGCGAGAGATGCGTGACGTGCATGGTCGCCGACCCTTCCGACTGCTCTTCCGTGTGCTGCTGTACCGCTCGCCGCCTGCTTCCGGCGGCTACTTCTTGTTCTCGACCGCGTGTCCGCCGAACTGGTTGCGCAGCGCGGCGATCATCTTCATCTGCGGGGAGTCGTCCTGCCGCGAGGCGAAGCGCGCGAACAGCGACGCGGTGATCGCCGGCAGCGGCACGGCGTTGTCGATGGCGGCCTCGACCGTCCACCGGCCCTCGCCGGAGTCGGCGGCGAAGCCGCGCAGCTGGTCCAGGTGCTCGTCGTCGTCCAGCGCGTTGACCGCGAGGTCGAGCAGCCAGGAACGGATGACCGTGCCCTCCTGCCAGGAGCGGAAGACCTCGCGCACGTCCGTGACGGAGTCGACCTTCTCCAGGAGCTCCCAGCCCTCGGCGTACGCCTGCATCATGGCGTACTCGATGCCGTTGTGGACCATCTTCGCGAAGTGGCCGGCGCCGACCTTGCCCGCGTGGACGGAACCGAACCGGCCCTCCGGCTTGAGCGCGTCGAAGATCGGCTGGACCTTCTCCACGTGGGCCGCGTCGCCGCCGTACATCAGGGCGTAGCCGTTCTCCAGGCCCCACACACCGCCGGAGACACCGCAGTCGACGAAGCCGATGCCCTTGATGCCGAGCTCGACGGCGTGCTTCTCGTCGTCGGTCCAGCGGGAGTTCCCGCCGTCCACGACGATGTCACCCGGGGAGAGCAGCTCGGCCAGCTCGTCGACGGTGGACTGGGTCGCGGCACCCGCCGGGACCATGACCCACACGACGCGCGGACCCTTGAGCTTGCCCACAAGCTCTTCGAGGCTGTGGACATCGGCGATGTCCGCGTTGCGGTCGTAACCGATGACGGTGTGGCCTGCGCGGCGGATGCGCTCGCGCATGTTGCCGCCCATCTTGCCGAGGCCGACGAGACCGAGCTCCATCAGAGATTCCTTAAGCGTTGTGCCGATTCGTACCCGGGTCCGAGCCTACGCCCGCCCCGGACGGCACGGCGGGGGGCGGCGGGGTGGGCACGCTCGGCGCTGAGCCTGCCCACCGGAAGCCGCGGTCAGGGGAACGGTGCCCGGATCAGCCGGAGAGGCGGACGGGCATGATCAGGTACTTGTAGGCCTCGTCGGCCTCGGCGTCCACGGCGGGGCGGCCGCTCAGGAGCGCGGGCTTCGTCGACGTCGTGAAGGAGAGCTGGGCCACCGGGGAGTCGATGGCGCTCAGTCCGTCCAGCAGGAAGGTCGGGTTGAAGGCGATCGAGATGTCGTCCCCCTCGAGCACCGCGTCGACCCTCTCCACAGCCTGTGCGTCGTCGCTGGAGCCCGCTTCGAGGATCAGGACGCCCTGCTCGAAGCTGAGACGCACCGGGGTGTTCCGCTCTGCGACGAGGGCCACACGCTTGACGGCCTCGACGAACGGCGCGGTCTCGATGACCGCGACCGAGTTGAACTCGGTGGGGAAGAGCGTCCGGTACTTCGGCAGGTCGCCTTCGAGCAGACGGGTGGTCGTACGCCGGCCCGCGCCCTCGAAACCGATCAGGCCCTCGCCGGCGCCCGAGCCCGACAGCGCCAGGGTGACCGTGTCCCCGCTGGTCAGTGCCTTGGCGGTGTCCAGGAGCGTCTTGGCGGGCACCAGAGCCACGGCCGAGGCGTCCGGGTTCTCGGGCTTCCAGAGGAACTCGCGGACCGCGAAGCGGTAGCGGTCGGTCGACGCGAGGGTGACGGTGTCGCCCTCGATCTCGATCCGTACGCCGGTCAGCACGGGCAGGGTGTCGTCGCGGCCCGCCGCGATCGCGACCTGGGCGGCGGCGGAGGCGAAGACCTCACCCGGGACGGTCCCCGTGGCGGTCGGCATCTGCGGAAGGGCGGGGTACTCCTCCACAGGCAGTGTGTGGAGTGTGAATCGCGAGGAGCCGCAGACGACCGTCGCCCGCACTCCGTCGGTGGAGATCTCGACGGGGCGGTTCGGCAGGGCGCGGCAGATGTCGGCGAGCAGCCGGCCGGAGACGAGGACCGTGCCGTCGTCCTCGATCTCCGCGTCCACGGAGACCTTCGCCGAGACCTCGTAGTCGAAGCTGGAGAAGCTGAGGGCACCGTCCTCGGCCTTCAGGAGAAGGCCCGCGAGAACGGGAGCCGGAGGCCGGGCCGGGAGGCTGCGGGCCACCCAGGCCACTGCCTCCGCGAGTACATCGCGCTCCACCCGGATCTTCACCGGAACCGCCTCCTGCTGTTGCTCGCTCGCCCTGCTGGCCTTCGTCGTCTGACCGGGGCTCCCCGCCGATGGGCTGGGGAGGCCGCCGGGGTCCAGTCTGACGTACGGCGCCGACAGCCGTTGCTGCTCGGGGTCAAGTCGCACCAAGAGGTTCGCCGCGCTCGTCGCTCGAGTTGTGCACAGGTCCCACTTCGAAGCTGATTCCTGGCTAACTCTGAGTGGTAGTAGTAGTAGGTCCTGTGGAAACCGTGGATAACGTCATTTGCGCAGGTCAGCCTCGGTTTTTTGTCCACCGACCCTGTGGGTGGCACCGGTGGACAACCGGGCACTTCTGTGGACACACGAAAGTTCTGCACACCCGATGCACAGGGCGGGGTGACTTCTCCCCAGGGCCGTCCCCAGGTTTACCCCCGTTCCCCACAGCCGAACCTCGGGCCCTGGTGTGACGCCTTTCACTCTTGGCAGTGAAGGCGGGTGTCGGGTTGCCGAACAGTGGACAGGCGTGTGGAGAAGCTGGGGACAAGAGCGACTGGCCTGTGGGGTGTCGGTGGACAACTGAAGCGAGGCCCTGTGGACGAAAAATCTGTCCACAGGCTGTGGATCATCGTTGACCACAATTCCCCAGGCACTTGACCTGGCCTGATGGAGTATCGACAGCCGGGCCTGTGGACGCAATATGGACAACTTCGCAGTCCCCAGGCTGTGGACGCCAGAAACCCAGATCATCTGTGGAGAAGCGCCCTGCGCAGGCCCGTATTCGAACACTCCGCGCCGTTGTCGTCGGCTGGGGCGCGGACAGGAGGGGGTCCGGTGAGCCCTCCAGACGGTCACGGCGGCCTCTCGCGCCGCCCCGGAGGACCGGTTCCGTGCGCGTCTCGACGGCTCCTGACGAAGAAGAGGGCGCCTCCCGAGACCTGGAGGTCTCGGGAGGCGCCCTCGGGCGCGCTGCTGTGGGGCCCTGCCGCCGGCCCCTGCCCTAGCCGTTCTTGATGCGGTTGGTGAGCTCGGTGACCTGGTTGTAGATGGAACGCCGCTCCGCCATGAGCGCGCGGATCTTCCGGTCGGCGTGCATGACCGTGGTGTGGTCCCGCCCGCCGAACTGGGCTCCGATCTTCGGCAGGGAGAGATCCGTCAGCTCACGGCAGAGGTACATCGCGATCTGCCGTGCCGTCACCAGCACGCGGCTGCGCGAGGATCCGCAGAGGTCCTCCACCGTCAGCCCGAAGTAGTCCGCGGTCGCCGCCATGATGGCCGGGGCGGTGATCTCGGGAGCCGTGTCCTCGCCGCCCGGGATCAGGTCCTTGAGCACGATCTCGGTCAGGCCGAGGTCCACCGGCTGCCTGTTGAGGCTCGCGAACGCGGTCACGCGGATGAGCGCGCCCTCGAGCTCGCGGATGTTCCGCGAGATGCGGGACGCGATGAACTCCAGTACCTCCGGCGGTGCGTTGAGCTGCTCCTGCACCGCCTTCTTGCGGAGGATCGCGATGCGCGTCTCGAGCTCGGGCGGCTGGACGTCCGTCGTCAGCCCCCACTCGAACCTGTTGCGCAGACGGTCCTCCAGGGTCACGAGCTGCTTGGGCGGCCGGTCCGAGGACAGCACGATCTGCTTGTTGGCGTTGTGGAGCGTGTTGAAGGTGTGGAAGAACTCCTCCTGCGTCGACTCCTTGCTCGCGAGGAACTGGATGTCGTCGACCAGGAGGATGTCCACGTCCCGGTAGCGCTTGCGGAAGGTGTCGCCCTTGCCGTCGCGGATCGAGTTGATGAACTCGTTGGTGAACTCCTCGGAGCTCACGTACCGCACCCGGGTACCCGGGTAGAGGCTGCGCGCGTAGTGCCCGATGGCATGCAGCAGGTGCGTCTTGCCGAGTCCCGACTCCCCGTAGATGAAGAGGGGGTTGTACGCCTTCGCGGGTGCCTCCGCCACGGCGACGGCCGCGGCGTGCGCGAACCGGTTGGACGCGCCGATGACGAAGGTGTCGAAGAGGTACTTCGGGTTCAGCCTCGCGTGCGGCTCGTTCGTGCCGGGCGGCGGGGTGGACGGTGCGCCCATCGGACCGCCCCCGGCCCGGCCCGTGCCCGGCCCGCCCTGGCGGTGCTGCGGCTGCTGGTCCTGCAGATCGCGGCGGTCGCGGTCGTCCCGCTGCTGGTCGTATCCCTGGTGTTCGGGAGGCTGCGGACGGTAGTCGTGCTGGGGCTGCTGGGGGCGCGGGCTCGCGTAGGGGTCGCGCTCCTGGTAGCCACCGTGCCGGGGCTGCCAGGCGAGGTCCTCCTGGGCGCGGGGCCAGGCACCGGGCTCGGGACGGTGCTGCTGGTAGTCCGGGTACGCGGGGCGGGCCGTCGGCATCCCGTCGTCCGAGGACCTGGAGCCGTAGCCGTCGTAGCCGTCGTAGCCCTCGTTGCGCGACGGCTCGTCGCGCGGGGGCCCCTGGTAGCGGTGGGGCTGGTGCGACGGGTGTATGGGGGGTGCGGGCGGCGCCGGCGGCTCGCCGGCGGAGTCGTCGACGGTGATCGCGATCCTGATCGGCCGCCCGCACTCACGCGTCAGCGTCTCGCTGATCAGTGGGGCGAGCCTGGTTTCGAGGACGCGTTTGCCCCACTCGTTGGGCACGGCGAGCAGCGCGGTGTCGGCGACGAGCGCCAGGGGCTGGCAGCGCTCGATCCACTGCTTGTCCTTCGGTTCGATGGCCTGCTGGCCCTCCCCGAGGAGTTGTTCCAGCACTCGTGGCCACACTGCGGCAAGATCGGCAGGTACGTCAGCCACAAGGCACGCTCTCTCGCATGTCCCACGAATGTGTGCTTCTCGGGACGGGATGGGTCGGGTCGGGTGAGGCCCGGCAGGGAGGAAGGAAAAGAACCGGAGTTCAGCCACGGTAGTCAGGGCGACCCGCGCGGTTCAAGTTGTTGTCCACAGGCTGTGTACAGCATGGGGTGTGACGGAGCCGGTTTGACCGGATGGCGCA is drawn from Streptomyces sp. NBC_00178 and contains these coding sequences:
- a CDS encoding DUF721 domain-containing protein encodes the protein MSGPDETGAPVPGPAKQPEVSGVDLARVALRAAKEQARARGAAVQQRNQARRGGGLRSGARSDGRDPLALGSAINRLITERGWETPAAVGGVMGRWPQIVGDDLANHCVPLRYDEDPGERVLTVQCDSTAWATQLRLLAPQLVARLNADLGQGTVRMIKVQGPGGPQRRFGPLRAPGSRGPGDTYG
- the gnd gene encoding phosphogluconate dehydrogenase (NAD(+)-dependent, decarboxylating), with translation MELGLVGLGKMGGNMRERIRRAGHTVIGYDRNADIADVHSLEELVGKLKGPRVVWVMVPAGAATQSTVDELAELLSPGDIVVDGGNSRWTDDEKHAVELGIKGIGFVDCGVSGGVWGLENGYALMYGGDAAHVEKVQPIFDALKPEGRFGSVHAGKVGAGHFAKMVHNGIEYAMMQAYAEGWELLEKVDSVTDVREVFRSWQEGTVIRSWLLDLAVNALDDDEHLDQLRGFAADSGEGRWTVEAAIDNAVPLPAITASLFARFASRQDDSPQMKMIAALRNQFGGHAVENKK
- the recF gene encoding DNA replication/repair protein RecF (All proteins in this family for which functions are known are DNA-binding proteins that assist the filamentation of RecA onto DNA for the initiation of recombination or recombinational repair.) gives rise to the protein MHVTHLSLADFRSYARVEVPLDPGVTVFVGANGQGKTNLVEAVGYLATLGSHRVSSDAPLVRMGAERAVVRAAVTQGERSQLVELELNPGRANRARINRSSQVRPRDVLGIVRTVLFAPEDLALVKGDPGERRRFLDELITARSPRMAGVRSDYERVLKQRNTLLKSAAMARRHGGRSMDMSTLDVWDQHLAQVGAELLAQRLDLIATLQPLADKAYADVAPGGGPVSLEYRSSIGADVEPARTREELYEQVTAALAQARKQEIERGVTLVGPHRDDLVLGLRGMPAKGYASHGESWSYALALRLASYDLLRTEGNEPVLVLDDVFAELDARRRERLAELVAQGEQVLVTAAVDDDVPGVLAGARYAVSAGAVERL
- the gyrB gene encoding DNA topoisomerase (ATP-hydrolyzing) subunit B, with the protein product MLCQKGRFVADSGNPNENIPSTAGEHGEVTASYDASAITVLEGLDAVRKRPGMYIGSTGERGLHHLVQEVVDNSVDEAMAGHADTIDVTILADGGVRVVDNGRGIPVGIVPSEGKPAVEVVLTVLHAGGKFGGGGYAVSGGLHGVGVSVVNALSTRVSVEVRTDGHRWTQDYKLGVPTAPLAKHEATEETGTSVTFWADGDIFETTEYSFETLSRRFQEMAFLNKGLTLKLTDERESAKATAGADSAEAVDVPDEEPARTVTYHYENGIVDFVKYLNSRKGDLIHQSVIDIEAEDKDRLLSVEIAMQWNTQYTEGVYSFANAIHTHEGGTHEEGFRAALTSLVNRYARDKKLLREKDDNLTGEDVREGLTAIISVKLGEPQFEGQTKTKLGNTEAKTFVQKVVHEQLTDWFDRNPNEAADIIRKGIAASTARVAARKARDLTRRKGLLESASLPGKLSDCQSNDPTKCEIFIVEGDSAGGSAKSGRNPMYQAILPIRGKILNVEKARIDKILQNTEVQALISAFGTGVHEDFDIEKLRYHKIILMADADVDGQHINTLLLTFLFRFMRPLVESGHVYLSRPPLYKIKWGRDDFEYAYSDRERDALVALGKQNGKRIKEDSIQRFKGLGEMNAEELRITTMDVDHRVLGQVTLDDAAQADDLFSVLMGEDVEARRSFIQRNAKDVRFLDI
- the gyrA gene encoding DNA gyrase subunit A — protein: MADENTPVTPEEEPALAGVGMRVEPVGLETEMQRSYLDYAMSVIVSRALPDVRDGLKPVHRRVLYAMYDGGYRPEKGFYKCARVVGDVMGTYHPHGDSSIYDALVRLAQHWSMRMPLVDSNGNFGSPGNDPAAAMRYTECKMMPLSMEMVRDIDEETVDFKDNYDGRNQEPVVLPARFPNLLINGSAGIAVGMATNIPPHNLREVAAGAQWYLEHPEASHEELLDALLERIKGPDFPTGALVVGRKGIEEAYRTGRGSITMRAVVAVEEIQGRQCLVVTELPYQTNPDNLAQKIADLVKDGKVGGIADVRDETSSRTGQRLVVVLKRDAVAKVVLNNLYKHTDLQTNFGANMLALVDGVPRTLSIDAFIRHWVTHQIEVIVRRTRFRLRKAEERAHILRGLLKALDAIEEVIALIRRSNTVEIAREGLMGLLEIDEIQANAILEMQLRRLAALEHQKITAEHDELQAKINEYNAILASPELQRQIVSEELAAIVDKFGDDRRSKLVPFDGDMSIEDLIAEEDIVVTISRGGYVKRTKTDDYRSQKRGGKGVRGTKLKEDDIVDHFFVSTTHHWLLFFTNKGRVYRAKAYELPDAGRDARGQHVANLLAFQPDEQIAQILAIRDYEAAPYLILATKGGLVKKTSLKDYDSPRSGGVIAINLRETESGADDELIGAELVSAADDLLLVSRKAQSIRFTATDDALRPMGRATSGVKGMSFREGDELLSMNVVRPGTFVFTATDGGYAKRTAVDEYRVQGRGGLGIKAAKIVEDRGSLVGALVVEEADEILAITLGGGVIRTRVNEVRETGRDTMGVQLINLGKRDAVVGIARNAEAGREAEEVDGTDVADGATVEADAETVVEGTVEGTAPSAGEHEE
- the dnaA gene encoding chromosomal replication initiator protein DnaA; the encoded protein is MADVPADLAAVWPRVLEQLLGEGQQAIEPKDKQWIERCQPLALVADTALLAVPNEWGKRVLETRLAPLISETLTRECGRPIRIAITVDDSAGEPPAPPAPPIHPSHQPHRYQGPPRDEPSRNEGYDGYDGYGSRSSDDGMPTARPAYPDYQQHRPEPGAWPRAQEDLAWQPRHGGYQERDPYASPRPQQPQHDYRPQPPEHQGYDQQRDDRDRRDLQDQQPQHRQGGPGTGRAGGGPMGAPSTPPPGTNEPHARLNPKYLFDTFVIGASNRFAHAAAVAVAEAPAKAYNPLFIYGESGLGKTHLLHAIGHYARSLYPGTRVRYVSSEEFTNEFINSIRDGKGDTFRKRYRDVDILLVDDIQFLASKESTQEEFFHTFNTLHNANKQIVLSSDRPPKQLVTLEDRLRNRFEWGLTTDVQPPELETRIAILRKKAVQEQLNAPPEVLEFIASRISRNIRELEGALIRVTAFASLNRQPVDLGLTEIVLKDLIPGGEDTAPEITAPAIMAATADYFGLTVEDLCGSSRSRVLVTARQIAMYLCRELTDLSLPKIGAQFGGRDHTTVMHADRKIRALMAERRSIYNQVTELTNRIKNG
- the dnaN gene encoding DNA polymerase III subunit beta — translated: MKIRVERDVLAEAVAWVARSLPARPPAPVLAGLLLKAEDGALSFSSFDYEVSAKVSVDAEIEDDGTVLVSGRLLADICRALPNRPVEISTDGVRATVVCGSSRFTLHTLPVEEYPALPQMPTATGTVPGEVFASAAAQVAIAAGRDDTLPVLTGVRIEIEGDTVTLASTDRYRFAVREFLWKPENPDASAVALVPAKTLLDTAKALTSGDTVTLALSGSGAGEGLIGFEGAGRRTTTRLLEGDLPKYRTLFPTEFNSVAVIETAPFVEAVKRVALVAERNTPVRLSFEQGVLILEAGSSDDAQAVERVDAVLEGDDISIAFNPTFLLDGLSAIDSPVAQLSFTTSTKPALLSGRPAVDAEADEAYKYLIMPVRLSG